The DNA segment GCGGCCTTGACGGCCACCCAGAACTCGGGCGCACCGTGCTCGAGGAGGTCCGCTCCCACCCCGGCGTCACGTCGGCCAGCCTGAACCATCCGTTGTCGCGCGTCGTCGTCGAATCTGACCGGCCGGACACCTCGCTGCGTGATCTGTGCCGCACCGTCGAGAACGCCGAAAAGGCCGAAAAGCGCCGCCGCCCAGACCAACAGACCGACGCGGCCAGCCTGCCCGGCGATGGTGTGGTGCTGGCGACACGAGCGCTCACCGTGGCCGCCAACGCGGCCGGGCTGGGCATAGCGCTGGCCGGTCGAGCGCTGCGCTTGCCCCGATTGCCGATCACTGTGGTGGCCGGCATTTCGCTGGTGGACTATCAGCCCAGGCTGCGTCGGCTACTTGAGGACCGGATCGGCATATCCGCCACGGACACGGTGTTGACGCTGGCGGTGGCGGCCGCTAACACCCTCGCGCTGTCGCCGGCGTCGTTGTCGGTGGGTCTGACGATGCAGTCGCTGAAGGCGGCCGAATGCCGCGCCCAGGCGCGAGCCTGGCAGCACCATGAACCGGAGTTGGCGCGGCATGCCGACCAACCGGCCACACATGCGCAGCGGCCGCCGCCGGCCGCCGGGTCCGTCGAGCGCAACGCCGCTCGTCTCGCCCTCATCCAGGCGCTCAGCGCCGGGCTGATCGGTGCCGGCACCCGCAACCTGAACATGGCCGCCACCGCGGCGCTGGTGACCGCCCCCAAGGCCAGCCGGACCACACCCGAGGCCTTCGCCGCCACGCTGGGCCGAGGATTGGCCGAGCGGCACGCGGTGCTGCCGCTGCGGCCGGAGAGCCTGCGCCGGCTGCACCGCGTCGACGCGATCGTCATCGACCCGCGGGTGTTGTGCACCGACCGGTTGCGGGTGGCAGGCATCCGCGGGGCCGCCGACGCCGAGCTGTCCGACGCCTGGCAGCGCGCCCAGCTCGCGCTGGAGAGCACCGGCGTGCGCCCGGGCTGGCGCCCGGTGCCCGGCAGCTGGCGCGGTCGGCCGGAGTCCCGGGTCGAGGCGCTGTTTCTTCCCACGCACGACCCGCTGGCCTCGGCGGTGGTGGCCGAGGCACACCGCAGCGGGGCGGAACTGGTCACGGTCGCCGACGACTCGCTGGACGAGCTGCGACCCGCGTTCGACGACATCCGGCCGCTGAAGACCGCGACGCACGGGGCGCTGGACAGGGCCCTGGCCCGCGCGGTGGCCGGCCTGCAGCGGGCGGGCCGCACCGTGGCCGTACTGTCATCGTCTGGCGCGCAAGCGATGTGGTCCGCCGACCTGGCGCTGGGTGTGATCCCGCGGCACGGCCCCCCACCCTGGCAAGCCGACCTGTTGTTGCCCGATCTCAAGGCGGCCTGGCGGATACTGCACGCGCTGCCGGCCGCCAAGACCGCGACCCAGCGGGGCGTCGGAATATCGGCTGGCGCAACGGCTATGGGCTCGCTGTTGATGATTCCCGGTGTCCGCGGCCGCGGGCCGGGCCCGGTTACCGCCGGCGCGGCGGCCGGGCTGCTCTCGGGATACCTGCTGGCACGCGGGGTGATCGGGGCCGAGACGCCGCGCCCGGCCGCCAGCCACGAATGGCATGCCATGTCCGTCGAGCAAGTCCGCAAGGCATTGCCGCCGCCCGACTCCGAGACGCCCGCGCAGCCCGAGGAGGCGGCACCGGGCCCACGGGTGCCGGCCGGCGGCCCGGTGCACGCGGTTTGGCAGCTCGCCAAGGCCGTCCGAGCCGAATTGTCCGACCCGCTGACCCCGGTGATGGCGCTGGGCTCGGCCGCCAGTGCGGTGCTCGGCTCCCCCGTCGATGCGGTGCTGGTCGGGACGGTGCTGACCAGCAACTCGATCCTGGCCGCCGCCCAGCGGCTGCGCGCCGAGAAACGGTTGCACTACCTACTGGCGCAGCAGATTCCGCCGGCCCGCAAGGTGGTCAGCGGTCCCGGCGGTGAGCGGGCCTACGCCCGTGTCGACGCCGCGCACCTGCGGCCCGGTGATGTCATCGAGGTGCGCACCCATGAGGTGGTGCCCGCCGACGCCCGAGTCATCGAGGAGGTCGACGTCGAGGTCGACGAGTCGACCCTCACCGGCGAGTCGCTGTCGGTGGAGAAACAGGTCGAGGCCACCCCGGGCGCGCCGCTGGCCGAGCGTCGCTGCATGGTGTTCGCCGGGACCACCGTGGTGGCCGGCACGGTGGTCGCCCTGGTGACCGCGGTCGGCGCCGACACCCAGCAGCGGCGTGCCGCCGATCTGATCTCCGCCGAGCTGTCCTCGGACATCGGCCTACAACATCAGCTCGGCCAGCTCACCGGGCAGGCGCTGCCCGTCAGCGTGACCGGCGGCGCGCTCGTCGGCGCGCTCGGGCTGGTCCGCCGCATCGGGATGCGCCACGCGGTGTCCAGCGCCATCGCCATCGCGGTGGCCGCGGTTCCCGAAGGCATGCCGCTGGTGGCCACGCTGGCCCAGGCGGCGTCGGCCCGGCGTTTGACGAAATTCGGTGCGCTGGTTCGCATTCCGCGTTCGGTGGAGGCGCTCGGCCGTATCGAGGTGGTGTGCTTCGACAAGACCGGAACGCTCTCGGAGAACCGGCTGCGGGTGGCGCGGGTGCACCCGGCGGCGGGCTATTCCGACGTCGAGGTGCTGCGCTGCGCCGCGCACGCCGCACCGGTGACCAATGGCGGCCCCCAGGTGCACGCCACCGATGTCGCCATTGTCGAGGCCGCCGCGGCCGCGGGCGCCGTCGCCACCGGCAACGATTCCAGCCCCAGTGCGCACCTGCCGTTCCGCTCCGGCAGGTCGTTTTCGGCGTCGGTGACCGGTACCGAGCTGACCGTCAAGGGCGCACCGGAGGTGGTGCTGGCCGCGTGCGGGGACGTCACGGCGATGGACGGTGCCGTTGCCGCGCTGGCCGCCGGCGGGTTACGGGTGATCGCCGTGGCCCGGCGCCGGCTGAGCCCGCTGCAGGCCGAGGCGATCCGGGACAACCCCGATGACATCGCCGACTTCTGCACCGCCGGGCTGACCCTGGCCGGGTTCCTGGGGCTGTCGGACACCCCGCGCCCGGAATCGGCGGGCCTGCTGGCGAATCTGCGGCAGCAACGGGTGGGCATCAAGCTGATCACCGGTGATCATCCGGTCACCGCCAAGGCCATCGCCGAGGAGCTGGGCCTGCCGGTGACCGCCGATCAGGTGATCAGCGGCGCCGAATGGGACTCGTTGTCGCGCAAGGACCAAGAGCGCGTCGTGACCGAGCGGGTGATCTTTGCCCGGATGACACCGGAAAATAAGGTCCAGGTCGTTCAGACGCTGGAGAATGCCGGTGTGCGGACCGTGATGGTCGGCGACGGAGCCAATGACGCCGCCGCTATCCGAGCCGCCACGGTCGGTGTCGGCGTGGTGGCCCGCGGCAGCGACCCGGCGCACTTGGTGGCCGACGTCGTGCTGGTCGACGGCCGCATCGATGCGCTGTTGGAGGCCATCGAAGAGGGACGCCAGCTCTGGCGGCGGGTGCAGGCCGCGGTGTCGGTGCTGCTGGGCGGCAATGCCGGTGAGGTGATCTTTGCGATCATCGGCAGCGCGATCACCGGCACCTCGCCGCTGAACACCCGCCAGCTGCTGCTGGTGAACACGCTGACCGACGCGCTGCCGGCCGCGGCCCTTGCGGTCAGCAAGCCGCGCGGCACCGTAGACCCCACCCTGCGCGGCGCGGATCAGCCCGCGCTGTGGCATGCGGTGGCCATCCGCGGCGTCACCACGGCGGCGGCGGCGACGGCGGCGTGGGCGATGGCCGGGGTCACCGGCTGGCCGCAACACGCGTCCACCGTGGCTCTGGTCGCGCTGGTGGCCGCCGAATTGGGCCAGACCCTGCTGGAGTCCCAGGCGCCGATGGTGGTGCTGACCGCGCTGGGTTCCCTGGGCTTGGTGGGGGTCTTGATCAGCATTCCGGTGGTCAGCCAGCTGCTCGGCTGCACCCCGCTCGGACCGCTGGGCTGGGCCCAGGGTCTAGGGTCCGCGACTGCCGCGACCATCGCGGTGGCCATTGCGACGCGTGTGCTGAGGGATCGGGACACGTCCGGCGCCGAGCCGCCGAAGACGGAGGTTTCCCCGCCGGGCGGCGGTGCGCCGCGGGTTCCGTCCCGTGGACCTCGACCACCCCGACGCGCCACAGCAACGCGTAAAGCTCCCGCAATGGCACGGTCAGCAACCAAGCAATCGACGAAACTAGGGGATCGGCCTGGGCGTCGGTCCTCGTCATACGTGCGACGGTGACCGCACCAGGCTGCCCAGCGGCAAACCCTTCGTTACTGAAAGGCAAATGATGGCGGAAAAGAAGGCGCGACGGGCAACGTCCCAGCGCGAAGCCGTGCAGAAAATCCGGGAGGGCGAGACCTTCGCCGTGAACCTACCGGTGGTAGGTCAGGTGGGGGTGCCGCGACCGGAGCAGCTGGCCTACTACGGCGGTCTGGCCGTCCTGGCCGCCTTCGAACTCATCGACTGGCCGGTCGCCCTGGTGATCGCCGCCGGGCACATCCTGGCGACCAACCAACACAACCGGTTTTTGGAGGAGCTCGGCGAGGCGATGGAAGAGGCTTAAGGTCGCATGTCGAGCCTGCGGTGCGGCTCGGTCACTCGATCGGATTGCGGCACTTGGCTGTGGCGGGCCCCCACCGCCCGACCGTCCAGGCGGCCCGCCGTTGCTGACGGCAGTCGGTGCCGCGTTCACGTCGGCGCTTGCGACGAAGACCACCGCCGCGAATCGACGATGATTACCCCGCGGCGTTGATCACGGCCAGCTTCAGCGCGGCATACCGTTGCCGTTGAGTGTGTTTTAGTGACACGCTCATGCGGCGTTCCCTTGCGGGGTTGGGGTTTTGGCCTCGCGGCGTCCGGCCCCGCATGGGCGGGGTCTTACGGATGCTCCGCCGGCACCGGATGTTCCGGTGTCCGCGCCATGGCCTGTACCAACCGATTCGGTTGGCCCGGGTACCGATGGGGCCGTGGTCCCGACTGGACCACAACTGGCGTAATCCGGCCAGTCACGGAGATTCAGCGCGGCGTTGCGATCGCGGTCGACGACATCGCCGGTGTGCGGACACACCAGCAACTTGTCGATGCGCCATTTGCCGATCAGCCGGCACGGGGCGCCGTCCGGCGCGGTGCAGCCGTGATGGATCTGGCTGGACGCAAACCAGCGATCCGCCACCGTGAGCACCGCGCCGCAACGGGCGGTCTTGTAGGCCAACATCGGCCGGATCGCACCCATCGCCGCATCGCAGACGGCACGCCGATAGGCGCGCCGGCCCATACTGCGTTTCATCGCGGCCACGTCGAGGTCTTCGACCACGAGGTGGCCATAGCGGCCCGCCAGCTCGGTGGTGAGCTGATGGGCGGCTTCGCCGCAGATTCACACACCGGCGATCCAGCCGGGTCAGCTTGGCTTTCGCTGCCCGATGGCCACGCGATCCGCGGATGCGGCGGAAAGCTGGCGCCCGGCCCGCCGCCGCGCAGCAAGCGTGGCTTTCAGTGGGGCCGGATTCGGATATCGGTAATGGTCTGCTCCCCGGTGCGGGTGTCGACGGTGGCCACCGTGGCCAACGTGCGCACCCCCAGATCGACACCGGCGCGCACCGTGGGCCGGGCCACCGTGCGCTCGGTGGCCGGGGCGCAGCGCGTAGCCGATAGAGACGAACAACCGGCCCCAGCGCGCCGAGAGCGTCATGTTCAGAATGCGGGCACGCCCGCTGGCCAGGTGGCGCTGCACACGGCGGGTGTTCTCCTGGATCGCAGCCCGCCGATTACCGGCACGGTGATGGTGCGCCGATCGTCCTCAACGCGCATGGTTCCGGTGGTGAAGCGCACCCGGCCGGGGTCGCGGCGCGCGGATTTGAAGCGCAGAAACCCCACACGGCGACCTCGCCGTGTGCCGTTGCGGCTGGCCGACCAATTGTTCAGCGCCCGCGCCAGATCAGCCAGCCCCGACAAGTAGGCCTCCTTGGAATTGGCGGCCCACCACGGCGCGACCCCATCCTTGGCGCGGTTCCACGCCCACCGCAGTGCACCCAGATCCCAGCACAGCGACTGATGGCCCGGGTCAACAGCTTTAGCGCCCAGGTCGGCTTTCACTTTGGCCAGGCCCCAGTTAAACGCTTTACGTCGCGCGCCGAAATGCGAGCGCACCAACCCCGCTCGATCCGGCTCGGCGGGCCACTCGACCTCGAACTTCGCCGCCGTCACCATCCACCCGGTGGACAACGGCGCGCCGGGTGAACCCGTCGCGGCGTAGCCCTCGGCGTCACCATCGAACAGCTCGAACAGCACCGACACCGACTCCACTGCGCTGCGGTGCGCCTCAAAATCGGCACCCACATCGACATACCGCGACAACCTCGGCGCGCCATCGGGTTTCGGCTTACCCGCCAGATGCGCGCCGCCAGTGGCCGCGGCCACCTTTGCGGCCTGCGCCTGGGTGCGCATCCCGACGATCATGCGACCTCACCCGGGTTCCGTTTGGCCGCGGCAAGCGCGCGCATCGCGCGATTACGGGCTCCGCGGCGCCCATAAAGCCGCGCACACATCGACGTGAGCACCTCGATCATGTCGCGCACCAGATCATCGGTGGTCTCGCCAGGATCGGCCACCACGATTCGGCGGCCCTGAGCCGCAAGCACCGCTTCGAGGTGCTCCACCCCGAAACGGGCCAACCGGTCACGATGCTCCACAACGATCACCTTCGCATCCGGGTCCGACAACATCCGGCGCAACTTCGGGCGTTTGCCATTCAGACCCGACCCGACCTCGGTAACGACTCCCCCGCAAGCGGGTGGTACCCCCAGCCCCACCGTCAGATCCTGCTCGGTGGCCCACGCCCTCAACCGGGCCACCTGGCGATCCAAATCGGCGCGCTGATCATGGCTGGACACCCGGGCATAGATCACCACACCACCCGCCGCGGCATCGCCCGCCGGCGTCGTGCGCACCAGAATCAACCGACCCACCCGCTCGGCGGGCACCGGCAACGCCCCCTCCCGAAACCACCGATAGGCGGTATGCCGATTCACCCCCACCGACGCCGCCCAATCCGCCAAATTCACAGCACCCATTAGAACACACTAACGCACACTCAAATACACTCGACACCCAACAGTTCGCCAACCCCCGGGGCAACGTTCCGCGTCGAACGCCCGTGCCACGGTAAACCAGGCACCCCCTTTTGGTGCCGTTTTGGGATTGTGCCGGTGACGCGATTACTAGACTTACCGGCGAGTGCTGGGGGTTCTGGTGGAGGTATGCGATGTCATTTGTGAGCGTCGTGCCGGAGTTGGTGGTAGCGACGGCTGCGGATCTGGCAAGCATTGGGTCGGCGCTCGATGCGGCCAACGCGGCGGCGGCGGCCGAGACCACCGGGGTGCTGGCCGCGGGCGCCGATGAGGTGTCGGCGGCGATCGCGGCGCTGTTCGGCGCGCACGGACAGGCCTATCAGGCGCTCAGCGCCCAGATGTCGGCTTTTCATGCGCAGTTCGGACGAG comes from the Mycobacterium shinjukuense genome and includes:
- a CDS encoding Rv1535 domain-containing protein encodes the protein MTRTDAQADPLVSSIAWLLTVPLRELYALLWRVGVVEVHGTEPAAHRRPAGKPPSSAARRRTCPDPSAHASQWPPRWSRQSRTLDPGPSPAVRAGCSRAAG
- a CDS encoding IS607 family transposase; this translates as MNLADWAASVGVNRHTAYRWFREGALPVPAERVGRLILVRTTPAGDAAAGGVVIYARVSSHDQRADLDRQVARLRAWATEQDLTVGLGVPPACGGVVTEVGSGLNGKRPKLRRMLSDPDAKVIVVEHRDRLARFGVEHLEAVLAAQGRRIVVADPGETTDDLVRDMIEVLTSMCARLYGRRGARNRAMRALAAAKRNPGEVA